In Thiospirochaeta perfilievii, a single window of DNA contains:
- a CDS encoding FAD-dependent oxidoreductase produces the protein MDKAKHIVVLGGGYGGVLTAKKLAKKFKKSEEVKITLIDKNTYHTMLTELHEVAAGRIPEDGVRINFDKIFAGRNVDVILDDIHSIDFDKKVLEGRVTCTKYDYLVLGTGSKPTFWGNKGAEEHAFPLWSYEDAVKIKHHMWEVFGKASVETDPFIRKRLLTFVVIGCGFTGIEMIGELAEWRERLCHTFNISENEVRMIVADLLPKVLPNFHPKLIDKTTKRLEKMNVEIMLNSGVKDVTKDCIEIDGKGKIETNTVIWAAGVEGSDIIGSIEDDNLEILARNRVQTDEFLRAKNKEDVFVVGDNIFYIPEGSDKPVPQMVENAEHSSATVANNIEATIKEKELKSYKPAFHGAMVSIGGKYGVAQINTTKREFVFSGFLAMFIKHFVNFIYFVEVAGFHKLWKYWMYEFFHVEDRRSFLGGHFAKRSPNFWLVPFRMFLGGMWLYEGIEKLIKIVADPTYIFLLASKVDVTGATSEAATEAVKALAVPEFITSIVDWSMNLIFYTSTGEFTFMAVIFQTGMVLAEIVVGLCLLGGLFTALASIISVVMGIMIWASGMAPFEMLWFIAGGIAMIGGSGSTFGLDYYVLPFLNKRWRKLKFVKKWYLFTDL, from the coding sequence ATGGATAAAGCAAAACATATTGTAGTCCTAGGTGGTGGTTACGGAGGTGTACTCACCGCTAAAAAGCTAGCGAAAAAATTTAAGAAGAGTGAAGAAGTTAAAATTACTTTAATTGATAAAAATACTTATCATACTATGCTAACAGAGCTACATGAGGTTGCAGCAGGAAGAATACCTGAGGATGGGGTTAGAATAAACTTCGATAAGATATTTGCAGGTAGAAACGTTGATGTAATTTTAGATGATATCCATTCAATTGATTTTGATAAGAAAGTTCTTGAGGGCCGTGTTACATGTACAAAATATGACTATTTAGTATTAGGTACTGGTTCAAAACCTACTTTCTGGGGTAATAAAGGTGCAGAAGAGCACGCTTTCCCTCTATGGTCCTATGAAGATGCTGTAAAAATTAAACACCATATGTGGGAAGTTTTTGGAAAAGCTAGTGTAGAAACAGACCCTTTTATTAGGAAAAGACTATTAACTTTTGTTGTAATTGGTTGTGGATTTACTGGAATCGAAATGATTGGTGAATTAGCTGAGTGGCGAGAGAGACTTTGTCATACATTTAATATTTCAGAGAATGAGGTTAGAATGATAGTTGCAGATTTACTTCCAAAAGTTCTTCCAAATTTCCACCCTAAACTTATTGATAAAACAACTAAACGACTTGAAAAGATGAATGTTGAAATCATGCTTAATTCTGGTGTCAAAGATGTTACTAAAGACTGTATTGAAATAGACGGAAAGGGTAAAATCGAAACTAATACTGTAATATGGGCAGCAGGTGTTGAAGGTTCAGATATTATTGGTTCTATAGAAGATGATAATCTTGAGATCCTGGCTAGAAATCGTGTTCAAACTGATGAGTTTTTACGGGCAAAAAACAAAGAAGATGTTTTTGTTGTAGGTGATAATATATTTTATATCCCAGAGGGTAGTGATAAACCTGTTCCACAGATGGTTGAAAATGCAGAACACTCCTCTGCAACAGTTGCAAATAATATTGAAGCAACAATTAAAGAAAAAGAGTTGAAATCATATAAACCTGCATTTCATGGTGCCATGGTTAGTATTGGTGGTAAATATGGAGTTGCTCAGATTAATACAACTAAAAGAGAGTTTGTATTTTCTGGTTTCTTAGCTATGTTTATTAAACATTTTGTCAACTTTATCTACTTTGTTGAGGTTGCTGGATTCCATAAGTTGTGGAAATACTGGATGTATGAATTTTTCCATGTTGAAGATAGAAGAAGCTTTCTTGGTGGACATTTTGCTAAACGATCACCGAATTTTTGGTTAGTTCCATTTAGAATGTTTTTAGGTGGAATGTGGTTATATGAGGGTATTGAGAAGTTAATAAAAATAGTTGCTGATCCAACTTATATTTTTCTGTTAGCCTCAAAGGTTGATGTAACTGGTGCTACTTCAGAAGCTGCAACAGAAGCTGTAAAAGCCTTAGCTGTACCAGAATTTATTACTAGTATTGTTGATTGGTCAATGAACTTGATATTCTATACTTCTACTGGTGAATTTACATTTATGGCTGTTATATTCCAAACAGGAATGGTTCTAGCAGAGATTGTTGTTGGTTTATGTCTTTTAGGTGGACTTTTTACAGCTTTAGCATCAATTATTTCGGTAGTTATGGGAATTATGATTTGGGCTTCAGGAATGGCTCCGTTTGAGATGTTATGGTTTATCGCTGGTGGTATTGCTATGATAGGTGGTAGTGGTTCAACATTTGGTTTAGATTATTATGTTCTTCCATTCCTAAATAAAAGATGGAGAAAACTTAAGTTTGTTAAAAAATGGTATTTATTTACTGACTTATAA
- a CDS encoding alcohol dehydrogenase family protein, producing MIIPDKMFAVVTLGVGGYDKLDYCQVPTPKPKKGEVLIKVLACGVNNTEINTRLGWYSSSVNKGTNSTTGESSVTDGGWGEKTPFPFIQGTDCYGLVVIDENDSSSLIGKKVLIRPSMRTSGFESKDHIWMGSDFNGAFAQYVVVPKKEVFPINSSLTDVELGAIPCAYGTAENMLGRAKLKEGETVCITGASGGIGSATVELAKIRKAKVIAITSKSKMEVLKNAGADIVLDRSENLVEKIGEKSIDLLVDNVAGDNFSKLISLIRPGGRVVTSGAIAGPIVDIDLRQIYLKDITLYGCTAWDEDSFPRLIQYIEKGLIHPHIAGTYPLEDIAKAQKELSLRKHFGKFVLIPK from the coding sequence ATGATAATCCCAGATAAAATGTTTGCAGTGGTAACTCTTGGAGTAGGAGGATATGATAAATTAGATTATTGTCAAGTTCCAACCCCTAAACCTAAAAAGGGGGAGGTTTTAATTAAAGTATTAGCTTGTGGAGTTAACAATACTGAAATTAATACCCGTTTAGGCTGGTATTCATCCTCTGTTAATAAAGGTACAAATAGTACTACTGGAGAGAGTAGTGTTACCGATGGTGGCTGGGGGGAGAAAACTCCATTTCCTTTTATTCAGGGAACTGATTGTTATGGCTTAGTTGTTATAGATGAAAATGATAGTAGCTCGCTTATTGGAAAGAAGGTTTTAATTAGACCATCAATGAGAACTTCTGGATTTGAATCTAAGGACCATATATGGATGGGCTCAGATTTTAATGGTGCATTTGCCCAGTATGTGGTTGTTCCCAAAAAAGAGGTTTTCCCAATTAATAGTAGTTTAACAGATGTAGAGTTAGGAGCTATCCCATGTGCCTATGGTACTGCGGAGAACATGTTAGGCAGAGCTAAATTAAAGGAAGGTGAGACTGTATGTATTACAGGAGCTTCAGGGGGTATAGGTTCTGCTACAGTAGAATTAGCAAAGATACGTAAAGCAAAAGTTATAGCAATAACTTCAAAGTCAAAAATGGAAGTTCTTAAAAATGCTGGGGCTGATATTGTACTGGATAGGTCTGAAAATTTAGTTGAAAAAATTGGTGAGAAGAGTATTGATCTGCTAGTGGATAATGTTGCAGGAGATAACTTTTCAAAACTTATATCCCTTATACGTCCAGGTGGAAGAGTTGTCACCTCAGGAGCTATAGCAGGACCAATTGTAGATATTGACTTAAGACAGATATATTTAAAGGATATTACACTTTATGGATGTACTGCGTGGGATGAAGATAGTTTTCCCAGGTTAATACAATATATTGAAAAAGGGTTAATACACCCACATATAGCTGGAACTTATCCCTTAGAGGATATTGCTAAGGCACAAAAAGAGCTCTCTCTTAGAAAGCATTTTGGGAAATTTGTTTTAATTCCTAAATAG
- a CDS encoding polyprenyl synthetase family protein → MLDWFEDKTLNNQLNAIKDKLQKDLKSGNNYFNESLDYLLEDGGKMLRPILLLIGSRFGKLYKKKGDDLVDIATAIETLHVATLLHDDVIDEAKLRRGKESIQSKYSKEYAIYMGDYLLSKCFLLLTELNVPKELAIALAKVVSRICIGEILQFKNRYNMNTSLFGYLRVVSGKTAALFAISLSAGSYITKADDKTIKRLAHAGYQLGMAFQIVDDLLDFIGDEEEVGKDLRSDILKGYYCLPVIFALNDESEYKDSIREIFSCGIDENNIQQVILLIKKSGAIEKCRNLAIRYHDRALQVINRLPKNSGYDLLMELLPRLIDRVK, encoded by the coding sequence ATGTTAGATTGGTTTGAGGATAAAACCCTAAATAACCAACTTAATGCTATTAAAGATAAGTTACAAAAAGATTTGAAAAGTGGTAATAACTACTTTAATGAATCTTTGGATTATTTATTAGAGGATGGGGGTAAGATGTTACGCCCCATTTTATTATTGATAGGTAGCAGGTTTGGTAAATTATACAAAAAAAAGGGTGATGATTTAGTTGATATTGCAACAGCAATTGAAACCCTACATGTAGCAACGCTACTCCACGATGATGTTATAGATGAAGCAAAACTGCGTAGAGGTAAAGAGTCTATTCAGTCTAAATACTCTAAGGAGTATGCTATTTATATGGGGGACTATCTATTAAGTAAATGTTTTTTACTATTAACAGAGCTTAACGTCCCAAAAGAGTTGGCTATTGCCCTAGCAAAAGTTGTTAGTAGAATTTGTATTGGAGAGATTTTACAGTTTAAAAATAGGTATAATATGAATACCTCTCTTTTTGGATACTTAAGAGTTGTTTCTGGTAAAACAGCAGCACTTTTTGCTATCTCTTTAAGTGCTGGATCTTATATAACAAAAGCTGATGATAAAACAATAAAACGGTTAGCACATGCTGGTTATCAACTAGGGATGGCTTTCCAAATAGTTGATGATTTACTAGATTTTATAGGTGACGAGGAAGAGGTAGGTAAGGATTTAAGATCTGATATTTTAAAGGGTTACTACTGTCTTCCTGTGATATTTGCACTAAATGATGAATCTGAGTATAAAGATTCAATTAGAGAGATATTTAGTTGTGGTATAGACGAGAATAATATACAACAAGTAATTTTACTAATAAAAAAATCAGGTGCTATAGAGAAGTGTAGAAATTTAGCCATTAGGTATCATGATAGAGCATTACAAGTTATTAATAG
- a CDS encoding YwbE family protein, translating into MNGQNREDIKPGIEVNIVEKSNQRSGILTNGIVKDLLTKSSFHPHGIKVRLESGIIGRVQEIIE; encoded by the coding sequence ATGAATGGACAAAATAGAGAAGATATAAAGCCTGGTATAGAGGTAAATATTGTAGAAAAGAGTAATCAACGAAGTGGTATTTTAACTAATGGTATTGTAAAAGATCTGTTAACTAAATCAAGTTTTCACCCCCATGGGATAAAAGTTAGATTAGAATCTGGTATAATTGGTCGAGTTCAGGAGATTATTGAGTAA
- a CDS encoding efflux RND transporter permease subunit has product MLNYILKKSTGIFLITIVLLLFGIYTVLRLPVMMYPQTRRPQVQIDLRHSGISAVDFQEQYAGQIESRLLSIKNVGLIETTYSTDSSRINLTFDWNIKSDDARVSVENTMITINSSLPSEIRDSYSVRFRDGENAGYLVIGITSASMQSEELYQILKNNIESKLNQLQDLDEIGFYNTQRLIVDVSLDQKKMLSYGITIIDVNNALQSGFLPQPLGSLNTSTGRLSLRLERNGRGLRDLPRIEVKKVGDSSITLDDIATLNIEYTLPSRVFLVDEKPAVQLTATPVEGGNINYMTKEIVAIMEEARVSGIIPSDSEFSLYLDPAKYISKSIKNVIQAALIGGLLAIIIVFLILGEWKNTFLIAASLPVTIILNFILMDLFNVSINLISLGGLALAVGMIVDSTIVVMENIHRHRTDSGNINAPLKQIIVESVAQVRSPVIASTLTSVLVFLPISFTAPLTNAILGDQARTVVFCLLVSLVVSLTIVPLTSYHLFRFHVNKRKKIGTIQIHIEAVINIIIKIYNKSLKWILDKKIRAFSFLILAFTALAISVLMVLPQIPKEIISTPTSDRVVLFFRNSTISDTEELMIDILPEMNSKIEELLGDRLVNKYTNLSGRFNQTFLDLRSSDDTEDVITLLQREFISKGDWYYSIIPWDPAALPLPKSYDFQMSIYGSDPGKKVELLVAIQELLEKEELYSWVFTRPSSSAIEQLNMTPREESINRLSPWSESSLISLIRRVLTGTSSITLNDGINDVNVSADYPKEDLDSREKIEDFLIPYKQSFIPLKHFFNFSTSKGVSQIYSQNGEPAYQIYGSAGFRISDAERVEIQNKTESYLKEVLTLPDGYSYSFDNPRMEMDKSIKSLFFALLISIILIYILLAFQFNSLWVPIIILVTIPLGFIGVIISLRVFNSTLNLNSLLGTILLGGIVVNNAIMMIDFYKETRDDYIDYKTALISTATIRFKPILITTLTTIFGMLPIAIGLGEGSNILQPLGIAVSGGLIVSTFLTIYAIPSIIVLTHSSKSKNQNSGKGVNF; this is encoded by the coding sequence ATGCTTAACTATATTTTAAAAAAGTCTACTGGCATCTTTTTAATTACAATAGTACTTCTACTCTTTGGTATTTATACAGTTTTAAGACTTCCTGTAATGATGTATCCACAAACAAGACGACCCCAAGTTCAGATAGATTTAAGACACTCGGGTATATCTGCTGTTGATTTTCAGGAACAGTATGCAGGACAGATAGAGTCAAGGCTACTATCTATAAAAAATGTAGGTCTAATTGAAACTACATACTCTACTGACTCAAGTAGAATTAACCTAACATTTGATTGGAATATTAAAAGTGATGATGCTCGGGTTTCTGTAGAAAATACAATGATAACTATTAACTCCTCGCTACCAAGTGAAATTAGAGACTCCTACAGTGTTAGATTTAGGGATGGAGAGAATGCAGGATATCTTGTTATAGGTATAACATCGGCTAGTATGCAATCAGAAGAGTTATATCAAATATTAAAAAATAATATTGAATCAAAGCTTAATCAATTACAGGATTTAGATGAAATTGGATTTTATAATACCCAAAGATTAATTGTAGATGTCTCCTTAGATCAAAAAAAGATGTTATCCTATGGTATTACAATTATAGATGTTAACAACGCTCTCCAATCTGGTTTTTTACCCCAACCCCTAGGTTCTCTAAATACTTCCACAGGTAGACTTAGCCTACGTTTAGAAAGAAATGGAAGAGGTTTAAGGGATTTACCAAGAATTGAGGTTAAAAAAGTAGGAGATTCTAGCATCACTCTAGATGATATTGCGACACTAAATATAGAATATACCCTACCCTCTAGGGTTTTTCTTGTAGATGAAAAACCTGCTGTTCAACTAACAGCTACCCCTGTTGAAGGTGGTAATATAAATTATATGACTAAAGAGATTGTGGCTATAATGGAAGAGGCTAGAGTAAGTGGTATAATTCCTAGTGACTCAGAATTCTCACTCTACCTTGACCCGGCAAAATACATTAGTAAATCAATTAAAAACGTAATTCAGGCTGCTCTAATTGGTGGATTATTAGCAATTATTATAGTTTTTTTAATTTTAGGAGAGTGGAAAAATACATTTTTAATTGCAGCCTCTCTCCCTGTAACAATAATTTTAAACTTTATTTTAATGGATCTATTTAATGTATCTATAAACTTAATTTCCCTAGGAGGGTTAGCCCTTGCTGTGGGAATGATTGTTGATTCAACTATTGTTGTTATGGAAAATATACATAGGCATAGAACAGATTCTGGAAATATAAACGCTCCCCTAAAACAAATTATAGTTGAATCCGTGGCACAGGTTAGATCCCCTGTTATCGCTTCAACCCTAACTTCAGTTCTTGTTTTTTTACCTATATCTTTTACAGCTCCATTAACAAATGCAATTTTAGGGGATCAGGCAAGAACTGTTGTTTTTTGTCTATTAGTGTCCCTTGTTGTTTCTTTAACAATTGTGCCCTTAACGTCCTACCATCTTTTTCGATTTCATGTAAATAAAAGAAAAAAGATAGGAACTATTCAGATTCATATTGAGGCTGTAATAAATATAATAATTAAAATCTATAATAAGAGTTTAAAATGGATTTTAGATAAGAAGATACGGGCTTTTTCCTTTTTAATACTAGCTTTTACAGCCTTAGCTATCTCAGTTTTAATGGTATTACCACAAATTCCAAAGGAGATTATTTCTACACCTACATCTGATAGAGTAGTACTATTTTTTAGAAATTCAACAATTAGTGATACTGAAGAGTTAATGATAGATATACTACCGGAGATGAATAGTAAAATAGAGGAGTTACTCGGTGATCGCTTAGTAAATAAATATACAAATCTTTCAGGTCGTTTTAATCAGACATTTCTAGATTTAAGAAGTTCTGATGATACAGAAGATGTTATTACACTACTTCAGAGGGAGTTTATATCTAAAGGAGATTGGTATTACAGTATAATACCATGGGACCCAGCAGCCCTACCCCTTCCTAAAAGTTACGACTTTCAGATGAGTATATATGGCTCTGATCCTGGGAAAAAGGTAGAATTACTTGTAGCAATACAAGAGCTTCTAGAAAAAGAAGAACTCTATTCATGGGTTTTTACCCGTCCTTCATCTTCTGCTATAGAGCAATTAAATATGACGCCACGGGAAGAGAGTATAAATAGGCTGTCTCCATGGTCAGAATCAAGCCTAATATCCCTTATTAGAAGAGTATTAACAGGAACTTCTTCAATAACTCTAAATGATGGTATAAATGACGTTAATGTTTCAGCCGACTACCCAAAGGAAGATTTAGATTCAAGGGAAAAAATTGAAGATTTTCTAATACCCTATAAGCAGAGTTTTATCCCTTTAAAACACTTCTTTAACTTTAGTACCAGTAAAGGGGTGTCCCAAATTTATAGTCAAAATGGAGAACCTGCATATCAGATATATGGTTCAGCAGGATTTAGAATTAGCGATGCAGAAAGAGTAGAAATTCAAAATAAGACAGAGAGCTACTTAAAAGAAGTCTTAACCCTTCCAGATGGGTATAGTTATAGTTTTGATAACCCTAGAATGGAGATGGATAAGTCAATAAAATCCCTCTTTTTTGCTCTTTTAATATCAATTATTTTAATCTATATTCTTTTAGCCTTTCAATTTAACTCATTATGGGTCCCGATTATAATTCTTGTTACTATTCCTCTTGGATTTATAGGTGTTATAATCTCTTTAAGAGTATTTAATTCAACACTTAATCTAAACTCTCTACTTGGCACAATTCTTTTAGGAGGGATTGTTGTTAATAATGCTATTATGATGATAGATTTTTATAAAGAGACAAGGGATGATTATATAGATTACAAAACAGCCCTTATTTCAACTGCTACAATACGTTTTAAACCAATATTAATAACAACTTTAACAACAATATTTGGTATGTTACCTATTGCGATAGGCCTAGGAGAGGGTTCTAATATTCTTCAGCCCTTGGGAATTGCTGTATCTGGGGGATTAATTGTTTCTACTTTTTTAACTATTTATGCAATACCTTCTATAATAGTTTTAACCCATAGCAGTAAGTCTAAAAACCAAAACAGTGGAAAAGGAGTAAACTTTTGA
- a CDS encoding efflux RND transporter periplasmic adaptor subunit — protein MKQSKTVLIYILIILTFPIFGQSFKGGGRNNSGGLFTVATPGKAGRVVTVGGRLSPVLKINHTVPVSGYIETLLVKVGDRVKEGQPLIKITRNVAGETFLPVFIESRISGIVSEINVLKKQEVNSGTSAITIIDNSSFLLVTSLSDRDSQSIRYLGNMPVVGVNTEEKYFNGRILYVSQEPDYNTGLFTLNIQFPYQKGLFLGMVLFVDIEVQKSEGISVPNSAIFKENGKNYLWKLGKDNKLILSEIVVDKVTTTTVIIQSGLSIGERYINNISGNEKEDMDPKDLIKANLENNTSRVKTDA, from the coding sequence ATGAAACAGAGTAAAACAGTATTAATTTACATATTAATTATTTTAACTTTCCCAATATTTGGACAATCCTTTAAAGGTGGGGGGCGTAATAACTCAGGGGGCTTATTTACTGTGGCAACACCAGGTAAAGCTGGTAGAGTTGTAACTGTAGGTGGTAGATTATCTCCAGTTTTAAAAATAAATCATACAGTTCCAGTATCTGGTTATATTGAAACTCTACTTGTAAAGGTTGGGGATAGAGTAAAAGAGGGTCAGCCCCTAATTAAAATTACTAGAAATGTAGCTGGAGAAACATTCCTTCCTGTTTTTATTGAGTCTAGAATTAGTGGCATTGTTTCAGAGATAAATGTATTAAAAAAACAGGAGGTTAATAGTGGAACATCTGCTATTACAATCATTGATAACTCTAGTTTTCTACTGGTTACTAGTTTAAGTGATAGGGACAGCCAAAGTATAAGATATTTAGGAAACATGCCTGTAGTTGGTGTTAATACCGAGGAGAAATACTTTAATGGAAGGATTTTATATGTCTCCCAAGAGCCAGACTACAATACAGGGCTTTTTACACTAAATATACAGTTCCCTTATCAAAAAGGGTTATTTCTTGGTATGGTTCTGTTTGTTGATATAGAAGTACAAAAATCTGAAGGCATCTCTGTTCCCAATAGTGCCATATTTAAAGAAAATGGAAAAAATTACCTATGGAAATTAGGCAAGGATAATAAATTAATTTTATCAGAAATAGTTGTAGATAAAGTGACAACTACAACAGTAATTATACAATCGGGACTATCTATTGGAGAGAGATATATTAATAATATTAGCGGTAACGAAAAGGAAGATATGGACCCAAAGGATCTTATTAAGGCTAATCTAGAAAATAACACTTCCAGGGTAAAAACTGATGCTTAA
- a CDS encoding FAD:protein FMN transferase, which translates to MRLIKIYTFITIFLLLGCEKKDVNNKPVSDTKFILGTFVTINIWADNSRELLDGSFDILLDIEKKMSVNIDSSDVSQINLNAGISPVELTNSTLSVIKKGLYYGDLSNGLFDISIGPLVKLWKIGSGGFEVPDIKDINKRIPLVNYKNIKIDQNSISMDKGMSIDLGGIAKGYAADIVAEYLVQNGVDSGIINLGGNVKLIGNKPNGSDFIVGIQNPFDNRNSYLGTIELKNKSIISSGDYERYFEVDGKRYHHIINRVSGFPAVTDVSSVTVITDKGIDGDALSTIFFQMDIDSGLELAKKIGGVYVIYITKDSKIYLPKEMKENFKLINTSFSLVFK; encoded by the coding sequence ATGAGATTAATTAAGATATATACATTTATAACCATTTTTTTACTCCTTGGTTGTGAAAAAAAAGATGTTAACAATAAGCCTGTAAGTGATACAAAGTTTATTTTAGGTACATTTGTAACAATTAATATTTGGGCGGATAATAGTAGAGAATTATTAGATGGATCATTTGATATATTGTTAGATATAGAAAAGAAGATGTCAGTTAATATCGATAGTAGTGATGTCTCCCAAATAAACTTAAACGCTGGAATATCTCCAGTAGAGTTAACAAATTCAACTTTAAGTGTAATAAAAAAAGGACTATATTATGGAGACTTATCAAATGGTCTCTTTGATATTTCTATAGGCCCACTTGTTAAATTATGGAAAATAGGAAGTGGTGGTTTTGAAGTTCCTGATATTAAGGATATTAATAAGAGAATTCCTTTAGTTAATTATAAAAATATCAAAATAGATCAAAACTCCATATCCATGGATAAGGGTATGTCTATAGACCTTGGAGGTATTGCTAAGGGGTATGCTGCAGATATTGTTGCAGAATATTTAGTGCAAAATGGTGTTGATAGTGGCATAATTAATTTAGGTGGTAATGTAAAGTTAATTGGTAATAAACCAAATGGTAGTGATTTTATTGTGGGAATACAAAATCCTTTTGATAATAGGAACTCTTATCTAGGTACCATTGAGCTAAAAAATAAATCAATAATTTCAAGTGGTGATTACGAGAGATATTTTGAAGTTGATGGTAAGAGATACCATCATATTATTAATAGAGTTAGTGGGTTTCCAGCTGTAACTGATGTATCTTCTGTAACAGTTATTACAGATAAGGGGATTGATGGGGATGCTCTGTCAACTATATTTTTTCAGATGGATATAGATAGTGGTCTAGAATTAGCGAAAAAAATTGGCGGAGTATATGTTATATATATAACCAAGGATTCTAAAATTTATCTACCTAAGGAAATGAAAGAGAATTTTAAATTGATAAATACTAGTTTTAGTCTAGTATTTAAATAG
- a CDS encoding GGDEF domain-containing protein, which yields MEFEDISLNPLYIKNYSLLNDIGIFDYIQKQKIENKELENLIEDAYTISTKKSITELVDYLIECLSSKFIPSDLVIIINQEIINNKLKVLYFKNLKKVTMDIELKSLEPFEEFFKNHNSTISYYIFESEIKDSTLVKCFKKINTEIIIPIIGHSGLYGLVLFGPKILDEDYTNEEVSYIDRLMKFISIGIQNNIHYEHSVKDLKTGLYNHTFFIRRVNEEIARAKRRSECFTLMMMDIDKFKNFNDTYGHIAGDVVICAIANKLKEVLREEDVISRFGGEEFTVLLPETKSVEATIIAERIRKSIQDLSISYEENDLKVTISIGVTVFNWATNHDVSYLINKADEALYRSKELGRNRVTLNKPGLLSRISYLDR from the coding sequence ATGGAGTTTGAAGATATATCACTTAATCCTTTATATATTAAAAATTATAGTTTATTAAATGATATAGGGATCTTTGACTATATTCAAAAACAGAAAATTGAGAATAAAGAGTTAGAAAACTTAATTGAAGATGCATATACAATATCAACAAAAAAATCTATTACAGAGTTAGTAGACTATTTAATAGAGTGCCTTTCATCAAAATTTATACCCTCTGATCTTGTTATAATTATTAATCAAGAAATCATTAATAATAAATTAAAAGTTCTTTATTTTAAAAACTTAAAAAAAGTTACTATGGATATTGAGCTTAAAAGCTTAGAACCCTTTGAAGAGTTTTTCAAAAATCATAACTCAACAATTAGTTATTATATTTTTGAGTCCGAAATTAAGGATTCTACACTAGTAAAATGTTTTAAGAAGATTAATACCGAGATTATTATTCCAATAATTGGTCACTCAGGACTATATGGATTAGTATTGTTTGGGCCTAAAATTTTAGATGAAGATTACACTAACGAAGAGGTTTCATATATTGATCGATTGATGAAATTTATCTCAATAGGAATACAAAATAATATTCATTATGAGCACTCTGTAAAAGATTTAAAAACAGGTTTATATAATCATACATTTTTCATTCGAAGAGTTAATGAAGAGATTGCTAGAGCAAAAAGAAGAAGTGAGTGTTTTACGCTTATGATGATGGATATTGATAAATTTAAAAACTTTAATGATACCTACGGCCATATAGCTGGAGATGTAGTTATTTGTGCTATTGCAAATAAGTTAAAAGAGGTTTTAAGAGAGGAAGATGTCATTTCTCGGTTTGGGGGGGAGGAGTTTACTGTTCTTCTGCCAGAGACTAAAAGCGTAGAAGCAACTATAATTGCAGAAAGAATTCGTAAATCTATCCAGGACTTATCTATATCTTACGAAGAGAATGACTTGAAAGTAACAATAAGCATTGGGGTAACAGTTTTTAATTGGGCAACAAATCATGATGTTAGTTATTTAATAAATAAGGCTGATGAGGCACTATACCGATCAAAGGAGCTAGGTCGAAATAGGGTCACTCTTAATAAACCTGGATTGCTTAGTAGAATATCCTATCTAGATAGATAA